From a region of the Tachypleus tridentatus isolate NWPU-2018 chromosome 1, ASM421037v1, whole genome shotgun sequence genome:
- the LOC143231689 gene encoding anoctamin-9-like — protein MNNWALFSAICKKQPLDDIKEYFGVKIGLYFVWFGYYTCMLIPASVVGVLCFLYASP, from the exons ATGAACAACTGGGCTTTGTTTTCGGCAATATGTAAAAAACAACCTCTTGATGACATCAA gGAGTATTTTGGAGTTAAGATAGGCCTGTACTTTGTTTGGTTTGGATATTACACCTGTATGCTGATTCCAGCTTCAGTAGTAggagtgttgtgttttctgtatgcTTCACCTTGA